The DNA window TTGCAGCGCATTGGTTCTTTTCCTTGTTATTCCAATCGATGTTCCATCATCGTTACGCTGCGCATCCAATGTACACGATGTCAAAACGTTGGGAACGAGCATTCTTTATTTTATCCTTCCTTGCGCAAGGCGCTTCGTATTTGAATCCTCGAACCTATGCGATAATGCACCGGATGCATCATGCGTATAGCGATGATAAAGGTGATCCCCACACTCCGCACCGTCACAAGACTGCTGTTCAGATGATGTTAGAAACGTATCGTATCTACATTGCAATTCTTCACTACAAATTCGTACTTCCCGATCCCAAGTTAGCGGAAAACGTACCAACCTGGCCCGCCTTCGAGAAGTTCGCCGATGGCTGGTTCCCACGTGTACTCTTCGCAGGCTTATACTTTGGAATATATGCCACATTTGCACCATCGTTATGGTTCTTCCTTCTTATCCCGATTCACTTTGAGATGGGTCCGGTACACGGTGCTATCGTCAATTGGTGTGGACACAAATACGGTTATGTTAATCATCGCGATACCAACGACAAGTCGCGCAATTCGCTCCCTATTGATCTTGTTAC is part of the bacterium genome and encodes:
- a CDS encoding fatty acid desaturase, encoding MTVIIIFFAAHWFFSLLFQSMFHHRYAAHPMYTMSKRWERAFFILSFLAQGASYLNPRTYAIMHRMHHAYSDDKGDPHTPHRHKTAVQMMLETYRIYIAILHYKFVLPDPKLAENVPTWPAFEKFADGWFPRVLFAGLYFGIYATFAPSLWFFLLIPIHFEMGPVHGAIVNWCGHKYGYVNHRDTNDKSRNSLPIDLVTFGELYQNNHHNAPNNPNFAHRWFELDVVYLVMRLLQKLRVITFNNPLPTR